The following proteins are encoded in a genomic region of Anomaloglossus baeobatrachus isolate aAnoBae1 chromosome 6, aAnoBae1.hap1, whole genome shotgun sequence:
- the LOC142243657 gene encoding microtubule-associated protein 4-like isoform X1, translated as MADLELVDALTDAPPEIEPEIKRDFISSLEAEPFDDVIGEKFDKTDYVPLLDGDEVNGSSDKHAAEGHHSSVLENGEHITGDVGESE; from the exons ATGGCGGATCTAGAACTCGTGGACGCCCTGACGGACGCCCCACCAGAGATTGAGCCCGAGATCAAGCGGGACTTTATCAGCTCGCTGGAGGCCGAGCCTTTTGATGATGTCATCGGGGAGAAATTCGACAAAACAGACTACGTCCCGCTCTTAGATGGTGATGAGGTCAATGGGTCTAGTGACAAACACGCGGCTGAAG GTCATCATTCCTCGGTGCTGGAGAACGGtgaacacatcacaggagacgtcgGTGAGTCGG AGTAA
- the LOC142243657 gene encoding microtubule-associated protein 4-like isoform X2 — translation MADLELVDALTDAPPEIEPEIKRDFISSLEAEPFDDVIGEKFDKTDYVPLLDGDEVNGSSDKHAAEGHHSSVLENGEHITGDVE, via the exons ATGGCGGATCTAGAACTCGTGGACGCCCTGACGGACGCCCCACCAGAGATTGAGCCCGAGATCAAGCGGGACTTTATCAGCTCGCTGGAGGCCGAGCCTTTTGATGATGTCATCGGGGAGAAATTCGACAAAACAGACTACGTCCCGCTCTTAGATGGTGATGAGGTCAATGGGTCTAGTGACAAACACGCGGCTGAAG GTCATCATTCCTCGGTGCTGGAGAACGGtgaacacatcacaggagacgtcg AGTAA